Proteins from a genomic interval of Capsicum annuum cultivar UCD-10X-F1 chromosome 4, UCD10Xv1.1, whole genome shotgun sequence:
- the LOC107867006 gene encoding uncharacterized protein LOC107867006, which yields MVIGSCISQKLMGKKKVVKKTKELSVAIAESSAMSGDSQQQITPRKRGRPRKIVVKNEDDVSAELKKLKTSEVEESEGEKKKQQEDFVEGKNLQPQNQQPTRSSRARRKSKPIKSC from the exons ATGGTTATTGGCTCTTGCATCTCACAAAA attgatGGGAAAGAAGAAAGTTGTGAAGAAGACAAAGGAGTTATCAGTGGCAATAGCAGAATCATCAGCAATGAGTGGAGATTCCCAACAACAAATTACACCTAGGAAAAGAGGAAGACCAAGAAAGATTGTTGTAAAAAATGAAGATGATGTTTCTGCTGaattaaaaaaactcaaaacaagTGAAGTTGAAGAATCAGAAGgtgaaaagaagaaacaacaaGAAGATTTTGTAGAGGGAAAAAATTTACAACCACAAAATCAACAACCTACAAGGAGTAGTAGAGCTAGAAGAAAAAGCAAACCAATAAAGAgctgctaa